Proteins from a genomic interval of Pyramidobacter porci:
- a CDS encoding Na+/H+ antiporter NhaC family protein, giving the protein MSHRRISCVLFVAAALFAALCGTAFAADEAASPQFGVLSLLPPVVAIVLCLTTHEVIPSLFVGSWIAGTMISDWNPIYGFGAAIENIWNSLGDPWGARIFMTCIVMSGMVGVMQAGGGVRAAVNALSRRIRSSRSAMLFTELAGIVIFFEDYVTAAVVGTTMRPISDSYRVSKEKLSYLVDSTAAPVAAIAGVSSWVAYMVGQIGKQYGELGIQGSAYNTYLQSIPFVFYNLIALLLVTLVVLSSRDFGPMLAAERRARSSGKVLRDGAMPLTSAAGDPDLEPAENVPDRVVNFVLPVVFLVVFIVGMLLVTGGFPKVGLSEAMANSDSSLALIYGSYAAAVMTLALFRLQRAASLSRLFRGFLKGGQAVFVGSMILIYAWGISASIKSVGTAAYLVSVTKDFLSPAWIPLLTFLTGMVISFCTGTSYGTMGILMPIVVPLLAKVSAAAGIDVTTYMLPTVGAVFAGAVFGDHCSPISDTTIMSSMFCGADHIDHVKTQLPYALLAGVGAAAGYLCIALGLNHWLSLAVGAALVAAAFFAVSGRVDDYVSAGGETQD; this is encoded by the coding sequence ATGTCTCACCGTCGAATTTCTTGTGTACTTTTCGTCGCGGCCGCTCTCTTTGCGGCGCTTTGCGGAACGGCGTTTGCCGCCGACGAAGCGGCCTCGCCTCAATTCGGGGTTCTGTCGCTGCTGCCGCCCGTGGTCGCCATCGTGCTCTGTCTGACCACGCACGAGGTCATTCCCTCGCTGTTCGTCGGCAGCTGGATCGCCGGCACCATGATCAGCGACTGGAATCCGATTTACGGTTTTGGCGCGGCCATCGAGAACATCTGGAACTCGCTCGGTGATCCGTGGGGCGCCCGCATCTTCATGACGTGCATCGTCATGAGCGGCATGGTCGGCGTCATGCAGGCGGGCGGCGGCGTGCGAGCCGCCGTCAACGCCCTGTCGCGCAGGATCAGAAGCAGCCGCAGCGCCATGCTTTTCACCGAGCTGGCCGGGATCGTGATTTTTTTTGAGGACTATGTGACCGCCGCCGTGGTCGGCACGACGATGCGTCCTATTTCCGACAGCTACCGGGTGTCGAAAGAAAAGCTGTCCTACCTCGTGGACAGCACGGCCGCTCCGGTGGCGGCCATCGCCGGCGTCTCGTCCTGGGTGGCCTATATGGTCGGCCAGATCGGCAAACAGTACGGCGAGCTCGGCATTCAGGGCAGCGCTTACAACACGTATCTTCAGTCTATCCCGTTCGTGTTCTACAATCTGATCGCTCTTCTGCTGGTGACGCTGGTGGTCCTGAGCAGCCGCGATTTTGGGCCGATGCTGGCCGCCGAGCGCCGCGCCCGCAGCTCCGGCAAAGTCCTTCGCGACGGCGCCATGCCGTTGACGAGTGCGGCCGGCGATCCCGACCTCGAACCGGCCGAAAACGTGCCCGACCGCGTCGTCAACTTCGTGCTGCCGGTCGTGTTTCTCGTGGTTTTCATCGTCGGCATGCTGCTGGTCACGGGAGGTTTCCCAAAAGTGGGGCTGAGCGAAGCCATGGCCAACTCCGACAGCTCGCTGGCGCTGATCTACGGTTCTTACGCCGCGGCGGTGATGACGCTGGCGCTGTTCCGTCTTCAGCGCGCGGCCAGCCTGAGCCGCCTGTTCCGCGGCTTTCTCAAGGGCGGCCAGGCGGTCTTCGTCGGTTCGATGATCCTCATCTACGCCTGGGGCATCAGCGCTTCGATCAAATCCGTCGGCACGGCGGCATATCTCGTCTCGGTCACGAAGGACTTTCTCTCGCCCGCTTGGATCCCGCTGCTGACCTTCCTGACGGGCATGGTCATCTCCTTCTGCACGGGCACGTCCTACGGCACGATGGGAATCCTGATGCCTATCGTCGTGCCGCTGCTGGCCAAAGTTTCGGCCGCGGCCGGCATCGACGTGACGACCTACATGCTGCCCACCGTCGGCGCCGTGTTCGCCGGCGCCGTCTTCGGAGATCACTGCAGTCCCATCAGCGATACGACGATCATGTCGTCCATGTTCTGCGGCGCCGATCACATCGACCACGTCAAGACGCAGCTTCCTTACGCGCTTCTGGCGGGCGTGGGGGCGGCGGCAGGCTATCTCTGCATTGCCCTCGGCCTGAATCACTGGCTGTCGCTGGCAGTCGGAGCGGCGCTGGTCGCGGCGGCCTTCTTCGCCGTGTCCGGCCGCGTCGATGACTACGTTTCCGCCGGCGGCGAAACGCAGGATTGA
- a CDS encoding metal-sensing transcriptional repressor, whose protein sequence is MDEKCCARVQRTKERSPEEYRKLINRLSRIEGQIRGIKGMVEKSAYCPEILIQCSAVTAAMNAFNRELLANHIRSCVLDDIRAGREGTIDELLATLQKLMK, encoded by the coding sequence ATGGACGAAAAATGCTGCGCGCGCGTTCAGCGTACCAAGGAGCGCTCGCCCGAAGAGTACCGCAAGCTGATCAACCGCCTCAGCCGCATCGAGGGACAGATCCGCGGCATCAAGGGCATGGTGGAAAAGAGCGCCTATTGTCCGGAGATCCTGATCCAGTGTTCGGCCGTCACGGCGGCGATGAACGCCTTCAACCGCGAGCTGCTGGCGAACCACATCCGTTCCTGTGTGCTCGACGACATCCGGGCAGGGCGGGAGGGAACGATCGACGAGCTGCTGGCGACGCTGCAGAAGCTGATGAAGTGA
- a CDS encoding vWA domain-containing protein, protein MKKLCALCLSLCSVLTAAAALAAVPPMPQQVQQRSDGVLPRDGKLPELSHDHTDKCPPLDKDKVHLVCILDRSGSMQHLTGDTIGGYNSFIDKQRQEAASAMVTTVLFDHQYEILYSDKPIKDVAALTEKEYFARGSTALLDAVGRTVLQVDGDFKKNGTCPKSELVIFMIMTDGLENSSREFSRAAVRKLVSDAQEKYGWQFIFMGANIDSVAEAGSLGIRKEAAMDYAADSKGVGAVYESAGEAVKMLREKGQLDGSWKKAPAPEKK, encoded by the coding sequence ATGAAAAAACTCTGTGCTCTGTGTCTTTCCCTGTGTTCCGTCCTGACGGCCGCGGCCGCCCTTGCCGCCGTGCCGCCCATGCCCCAGCAGGTTCAGCAGCGGTCGGACGGGGTCCTGCCGCGCGACGGGAAGCTGCCCGAACTGTCCCACGATCACACCGACAAATGTCCGCCGCTTGACAAGGACAAGGTGCACCTCGTCTGCATCCTCGACCGTTCCGGTTCGATGCAGCACCTCACCGGCGACACCATCGGCGGCTACAACAGCTTCATCGACAAGCAGCGTCAGGAAGCCGCTTCGGCCATGGTCACCACGGTGCTGTTCGACCACCAGTACGAGATTCTTTACAGCGACAAGCCGATCAAGGACGTGGCGGCGCTCACCGAGAAGGAGTACTTCGCCCGCGGCAGCACGGCGCTGCTCGACGCGGTGGGGCGCACGGTCCTGCAGGTGGACGGCGACTTCAAGAAAAACGGGACCTGCCCCAAGTCGGAGCTGGTGATCTTCATGATCATGACCGACGGGCTGGAAAACTCCAGCCGCGAGTTCAGCCGCGCCGCCGTCAGGAAGCTCGTCTCCGACGCGCAGGAAAAGTACGGCTGGCAGTTCATCTTCATGGGCGCCAACATCGATTCCGTGGCCGAGGCCGGCTCGCTGGGCATCCGCAAAGAAGCCGCCATGGACTACGCCGCCGATTCCAAGGGCGTGGGGGCCGTCTACGAGAGCGCCGGCGAAGCGGTGAAGATGCTTCGCGAGAAAGGGCAGCTCGACGGCAGCTGGAAAAAAGCTCCGGCTCCCGAAAAGAAATAA
- a CDS encoding CreA family protein: MKKKMIVAVILCLAFALPGRGAPKERWEVGEVDTAFKLVGPNHKVVVEAFRDPDFPSIVCYVSYAKAGGVSGALGLAEDPARFSLSIVRTGREPIVPDKRQKKETQVFKSRSAIFRKMKVVRFYDGETDCFVYLATSTLLLDGSPFNAIAVIPLAGEPGSGK, translated from the coding sequence ATGAAAAAGAAAATGATCGTCGCTGTCATCCTGTGCCTGGCTTTCGCCCTGCCGGGAAGAGGCGCGCCGAAAGAGCGCTGGGAAGTCGGCGAAGTGGACACGGCTTTCAAACTGGTGGGGCCCAATCACAAAGTCGTCGTCGAAGCGTTCCGCGATCCCGATTTCCCCTCGATCGTGTGCTATGTCTCCTACGCCAAGGCCGGCGGTGTCTCCGGCGCTCTGGGGCTGGCCGAGGATCCGGCGCGGTTCTCGCTGTCGATCGTGCGGACCGGGCGCGAGCCCATCGTTCCCGATAAACGCCAGAAAAAAGAGACGCAGGTGTTCAAATCCCGCTCGGCCATTTTCCGAAAGATGAAGGTTGTGCGCTTTTACGACGGCGAGACCGACTGTTTCGTTTATCTCGCCACCTCCACGCTGTTGCTCGACGGCAGCCCCTTCAACGCCATCGCCGTGATCCCGCTGGCGGGAGAACCGGGAAGCGGAAAGTGA
- a CDS encoding ROK family protein, protein MIAAADLGGHTLTAGLVESGRVLRKKTVPTPPQRTPAAVCAALAALLAELGAGDAPLVMGVPGMVLDGRSIGCCPNLNGWDGLTDYALGELTGRETSLANDCDCAALGEMRGGAARGLKDFVFCALGTGVGGAVIVGGRLVRGRRGRTGEIGHFPLLEDRGCGCGGRGHVESFFSADVLERAGEKYGYGRDMKKLWEQRENAWLARPFAEGLRALACAFTTLTHLLDPEAIVVGGGLSRLDGLLDDLRDYMQPLLSPVYRPGPEMRLARLGEDAPLLGAEALWAEVHPNG, encoded by the coding sequence ATGATCGCCGCGGCGGATCTTGGCGGTCACACGCTGACGGCCGGGTTGGTCGAAAGCGGGCGCGTGTTGCGCAAAAAGACCGTGCCGACGCCGCCGCAGCGCACGCCGGCAGCCGTCTGCGCGGCGCTGGCGGCGCTGCTGGCGGAGCTGGGGGCCGGTGACGCGCCGCTGGTCATGGGCGTGCCGGGCATGGTGCTCGACGGCCGGAGCATCGGTTGCTGCCCGAACCTGAACGGCTGGGATGGGCTGACGGACTATGCCCTTGGCGAACTGACCGGGCGCGAAACGTCCCTCGCCAACGACTGCGACTGCGCGGCGCTGGGCGAGATGCGCGGCGGCGCGGCGCGGGGACTGAAAGACTTCGTCTTCTGCGCGCTGGGCACCGGCGTGGGCGGTGCCGTGATCGTCGGCGGCCGGCTCGTGCGCGGCCGGCGCGGCCGCACCGGCGAGATCGGTCACTTTCCGCTGCTGGAGGACCGCGGCTGCGGCTGCGGCGGACGCGGGCACGTGGAAAGCTTCTTTTCCGCCGACGTTCTGGAACGCGCCGGCGAGAAATACGGCTACGGCCGCGACATGAAAAAACTCTGGGAACAGCGCGAGAACGCCTGGCTGGCCCGTCCTTTCGCCGAGGGACTGCGCGCGCTGGCCTGCGCCTTTACGACGCTGACCCATCTGCTCGACCCCGAGGCGATCGTCGTCGGCGGCGGCCTGTCGCGTCTCGACGGGCTGCTTGACGATCTGCGCGACTACATGCAGCCGCTGCTGTCGCCCGTGTACCGCCCCGGGCCGGAGATGCGGCTGGCGCGCCTCGGCGAGGACGCGCCGCTGCTCGGCGCCGAAGCTCTGTGGGCGGAAGTTCACCCCAACGGGTGA
- a CDS encoding acyl-[acyl-carrier-protein] thioesterase, with translation MALMFTKKFSVPRSEVTPCSALKPFHLLNMFQDAADGAVDAMDPPPDYWRCGCAWMLHQYSIRLDRPLMSGDAGAINTGHMPLRDLYSVRRFRLLDGRGKQTGLADSMWIFVDLASRRPVRLSRHLPRVFMEKAEETPFEPVFVAPKRLERADRSVRLHVRLGELDANGHVNNAYYLSWAAEAVPREVYMSCGLVGADILYKHEAVYGMDLTVTTQQDGLDFRHEIRSDGGELIAQFSTRWAEVGSARP, from the coding sequence ATGGCCCTGATGTTCACGAAAAAATTTTCGGTCCCCCGGTCGGAGGTGACGCCCTGCAGCGCGCTGAAACCGTTTCACCTGCTGAACATGTTTCAGGACGCGGCGGACGGCGCCGTCGACGCCATGGATCCGCCGCCCGACTACTGGCGTTGCGGCTGTGCCTGGATGCTGCACCAGTATTCGATCCGCCTCGACCGGCCGCTGATGAGCGGCGATGCGGGCGCGATCAACACGGGGCACATGCCGCTGCGCGATCTCTATTCGGTGCGCCGCTTCCGGCTGCTCGACGGGCGGGGAAAGCAGACCGGGCTCGCCGACAGCATGTGGATCTTCGTCGATCTGGCCTCGCGGCGTCCCGTGCGGTTGAGCCGCCATCTGCCGAGGGTGTTCATGGAAAAGGCCGAGGAGACGCCGTTCGAACCGGTCTTCGTGGCGCCGAAAAGGCTGGAGCGCGCCGATCGGTCCGTGCGGCTGCACGTGCGCCTCGGCGAGCTGGACGCAAACGGCCACGTCAACAACGCCTATTACCTGAGCTGGGCTGCCGAGGCCGTGCCGCGCGAGGTCTACATGAGCTGCGGTCTCGTCGGGGCCGACATTCTCTACAAGCATGAAGCCGTCTACGGCATGGACCTGACGGTGACGACGCAGCAGGACGGCCTGGACTTCCGTCACGAGATCCGAAGCGACGGCGGCGAGCTGATCGCCCAGTTCTCGACGCGCTGGGCCGAAGTGGGGAGCGCGCGGCCATGA